The following are from one region of the Mustela lutreola isolate mMusLut2 chromosome 9, mMusLut2.pri, whole genome shotgun sequence genome:
- the LOC131807522 gene encoding protein S100-A10-like, producing MPSQMEHAMETMMFTFRKFAGDKGYLTKEDLRVLMEKEFPGFLENQKDPLAVDKIMKDLDQCRDGKVGFQSFFSLIVGLTIACNDFFVVHMKQKERNRRF from the coding sequence ATGCCGTCTCAAATGGAACATGCCATGGAAACCATGATGTTCACGTTTCGCAAGTTTGCTGGTGATAAAGGCTACTTAACAAAGGAGGACCTGCGAGTACTCATGGAAAAGGAGTTCCCTGGATTTTTGGAAAATCAGAAAGACCCTCTGGCCGTGGACAAAATAATGAAGGACCTCGACCAGTGCCGAGATGGCAAAGTGGGCTTCCAGAGCTTCTTCTCACTAATTGTAGGGCTCACCATTGCATGCAATGACTTTTTTGTAGTACacatgaagcagaaggaaagaaataggcGATTTTGA